One window of Mesorhizobium sp. PAMC28654 genomic DNA carries:
- a CDS encoding IS1595 family transposase, translating to MFDLTNAIYHDADKAREHLEAIHWPHGPFCPHCGNANPERITKLAGKSTRPGVYKCNECRAPFSVTVGTVFERSKIGLHKWVLASHLYASSKKGMSAHQLHRMLGVTYKTAWFMAHRIREAMKEDVTSSGPLGGEGKTVEADETYIGKRETQRVSAQRKGRPYTKKGKSGGAQKRIVVGLVERGGKARMFHLNDATASTVRDVLVRNVSRDTTLYTDSSRLYTRTGEEYVSHKTTNHAAGEYVRYEGAETIHSNTVEGVFSVFKRGMVGVYQHCGEAHLHRYLAEFDFRYNRRTALKVSDAERAEDLLRMARDKRLTYRRIGEAGHA from the coding sequence ATGTTCGATCTGACCAACGCCATTTACCACGACGCCGACAAGGCCCGCGAGCATCTGGAGGCTATCCATTGGCCCCACGGCCCGTTCTGCCCTCATTGCGGCAATGCCAATCCTGAGCGCATCACCAAGCTTGCCGGCAAGTCCACGCGCCCCGGCGTCTACAAGTGCAACGAATGCCGTGCGCCGTTCTCGGTCACTGTCGGCACCGTATTCGAGCGTTCGAAGATCGGCCTGCACAAGTGGGTGCTGGCCTCGCATCTCTACGCCTCGTCAAAGAAGGGCATGAGCGCTCACCAGCTGCACCGTATGCTTGGCGTCACCTACAAGACCGCGTGGTTCATGGCTCACCGCATCCGCGAAGCCATGAAGGAAGACGTTACCTCATCCGGCCCGCTTGGTGGCGAAGGAAAGACCGTTGAAGCGGATGAAACCTATATCGGCAAGCGCGAGACGCAGCGCGTTTCAGCACAGCGTAAGGGCCGTCCCTACACCAAGAAAGGCAAGTCAGGCGGCGCTCAGAAGCGCATTGTGGTTGGTCTTGTCGAGCGCGGCGGCAAAGCCCGCATGTTTCATTTGAACGACGCTACGGCCTCTACCGTCCGCGATGTGCTGGTCCGCAACGTTTCCCGCGATACGACGCTCTACACCGACTCATCGCGCCTCTACACCCGCACTGGCGAGGAGTACGTTTCGCACAAGACGACCAATCATGCCGCTGGCGAATACGTCCGCTACGAAGGCGCCGAGACGATCCACTCCAATACTGTTGAAGGCGTGTTCTCAGTGTTCAAGCGCGGCATGGTTGGCGTCTATCAGCATTGCGGCGAGGCCCATCTTCACCGCTATCTGGCCGAGTTCGATTTCCGCTACAATCGCCGCACGGCTCTGAAAGTCTCAGATGCAGAACGCGCTGAAGATTTGCTCCGCATGGCCCGCGACAAGCGCCTTACCTATCGGCGGATTGGTGAAGCCGGTCACGCCTAA